Below is a window of Niabella agricola DNA.
CTCTATTAAGGAAATGCGCCGCGTGGCGCACAATATGATGCCGGAATCGCTGGTGAAATTCGGTCTGGATACGGCACTGCGCGATTTTTGTAACGGCATTCAGCAGAGCGGTGCGCTGCACCTGGTGTACCAGTCTATCGGTATGGAGCAGGCGCCGGCCGGGCAAACGACAGCGGTTGCTGTTTACCGGATTGTGCAGGAACTGATCCATAATGTACTTAAACATGCGGCTGCCAGCAATGCCCTGGTACAACTAAGTTATGCGGAAGGAGCGCTTTCGGTTACCGTGGAGGATAACGGCAGGGGGATGGATATTGTGCAGCGCTTACATGCAGGAGGGATGGGCTGGCAGAATATTCAAAACCGGGTAGATTTTTTAAAAGGGACGCTGGATATACAATCGCAACCGGGGCGGGGGCTGTCTGTATTTATCGAAATACCAGCAGAAAATCAGTAAACAAGAAAGGAACTGTTTATGACATATCGTGTATTTATCGTAGATGATCATCCCATGGTGATCGAAGGTATCCGGTCTCTTTTAAGCGATGAAAAGGAAATTGAATGGGCGGGACATGCGATGAGCCTGGCCACCTGCCGTGCCTTTCTCCAACGGCAGGTGCCGGATGTGATTCTGATGGATATTAGTTTGCCAGACGGCAATGGTATAGAGCTTTGCGGGGAAGTCAGGCGCCGGTATCCTTCTGTATTTGTGATCGGGCTTAGCACTTTTAGTCAGCAAAGTTTTATTCACAAAATAATGGAAGAGGGCGCCTCCGGTTATTTATTAAAAAATGCAACCGAGGAAGAGCTGCTGGAAGCGATCCGGGAGGTTGTAAAAGGGAAGATCTACCTGAGCGAAGAGGCTTCCCAGGTCATGAAAAAAGATCGGATACCGGGGGTGGTACTTACCCGGCGGGAGCAGGAAGTGTTAGAGCTGATTGCTGAGGGACTCACCAATGTTGAAATGGCACATCGTCTTTTTGTGAGTGCTGCTACGATCGATACCCACCGCAAGAATCTGCTGACAAAACTGGATGCGAAAAATACCGCCATCCTGGTACGCAAGGCTGTTCAGCTGGAACTGATCCGGTTTTAGGTTGTACAATTATCGAGTTTAACGTTTAACGTTTCAGGCGTGCCCCTCGTGGCGGGTTAGAGCCGTTTTATACTCGATGATTTATGGGCTATTTACTGGTGCCCTTGTGGGACATGTAGATTGGAGGGCTATGGAGTTATTTCAGGTTTATGTTCCTGGCGTGCCCATCTTGGGATAGATTTATATTCCGGATCGTAATCATCTGAAAACTGTAAACCGATAGCTGACCGCTGCAATCTGATCGCTCAAATCTCGAACGTCAAACCGCTACTTGATATACTTTTTCAGATCGCGTTCTACATCCCGTTTTTTAATGCTCTCCCGTTTATCGTATAATTTTTTCCCTTTGGCCAGCCCGATCTCTATTTTGAAAAGCTGGTTCTCGTTCTGGAAAATACGCAGGGGAATCAGGGTGTATCCTTTTTCTTTGAGTTTGGCCTGTATTTTTTTGATCTCCCGTTTTTGCAGCAACAGTTTACGATCGCGGTCCGGATTGTGATTGTTGACCGTGCCATGAGAGTAGGGCGAAATATGCAGGCTTTTCAGCCAGATTTCTCCCTGGTGAATGATGCAGTAGCTATCGTTGAAGCTGGCCTTTCCTTCGCGCAGCGATTTCACCTCGGTACCCAGCAGGGCCATACCGGCCAGGTAGGTGGCATCGATGAAATATTCGTAGTATGCTGAACGGTTTTTTATGGATACCTGGTTGGCCAACGGGGATAAGGTTTAAAAAGTTGTGAAGTGGATCTATTGACGTGCCGCTAACCGCTGCTTTATGCACGGATGCACAAGTGTGCGACGCAACGGGGTCGACCCTTGCACCGCTGCCCGGCTAATATTAATTTTTAAAATGCCGGAGTACAACGGCCAGTTTATGTTTCAGATCTTTCCGGTTTACGATAAAATCAAGAAACCCATGCTCCAGTAAAAATTCGCTGCGCTGAAATCCCTCAGGCAGGTCTTTTTTGATGGTTTCTTTAATGACCCTGGGGCCAGCAAAGCCGATCAGCGCCCCGGGCTCGGCGATATTCAGATCACCCAGCATACCGAACGACGCCGTGATACCACCGAATGAAGGGTCGGTTAAAAACGAAATATAAGGAAGCTGCGCGTCGGTAAGCTGCGACAGTTTGCCGCTGGTTTTTGCCAGTTGCATCAGTGAAAAGGCGCTTTCCATCATACGGGCGCCGCCACTTTTACAGATGCACATAAAAGGCAGGCGGTGCTGGATGCAATAGTCTACGGCTCTTGCAAATTTTTCCCCAGCCACACTGCCCAATGATCCGCCGATAAACGCAAAGTCCATGGCGGCGACCACAAGGCCTTCGCCTTCTACCTTTCCAACGGCCACCCGCATGGAGTCGTCCATATCAGTATTGTTCCAGAAGTCTTCCAGTCTTTTTTTGTAAGGCTTCAAATCGGTAAAGCCGAGAAAGTCTCTTCCGCGGATATTGTCAAACAATTCTGTATATTCTTTATTGTCGAACAGGATATCGTAGTATTGCAGGCTGCTGATGCGGTGATGGTAGCCGCATTTCGGGCAGACATACTGCTGCTCTTTTAACTCCGTTTGCGTGGAAATATAGTTGCATTCCGGGCATTTTGTCCAAAGCCCTTCCTGTGTTTCCCGCTTTTCGGATGTTTTGGTAAGAATACCCTTTTTGATTCTTTTGAACCAACCTGCTTTTTCTTTATCCTGACCAGCCCCGCTCAGGTCGGCATCAAAATCTTCCATCTCTTTGGACATATTCAGTTTCCTTGTTTAATGTTTTGAGGAACAAATATAAGGATTGTTCATTTTTTACCAACCCGGATGCCTCCCGGCAGGAGAAAACCGCTTTCCGGATCAGACGGCGATGCCCGTTTTTTTTGCCAGCCAGCTGTCTTTAACCGGTATGATCCAGTCATTTTCCAGTTCTGCTTTGTTAAGCACCAGGTTGTTGAAATAAAGCGAATCCGGCGTCAGGATCTGGTGCTCCAGGGCATATTTTACCTGCGACAAGGGAAGTATTTCAATCTTGTCGTTTTTGACAAAGGCCAGGTTCTGGCGGTTGAAAAAATCCACTTTAAAGGTTTCTCCCAGTTTTTTTATAAAACGTACCGAGCTGTCGGTGCTGCAGCCGCTTACTTTTATATGAGTTTCGTCGGCCATCAGCACCACAAAGCGTCCAAAGAACAAATGGCCTTCCGCCTTAACATCGTCGGCATGACTCACCCAGGCCTCGGTAAATTCCCGGATCTGGTCTTCCGCATCAAAGGCCTCTGAAAGACTTAACAGCCGGGATGACTGGTAAACCCAAACCCTGGAATAAGGGGAGAAGCTGGAATTTAAAAGATGTTTATATTCTAAATTCATATTTCATTATCTGTTTCAGCTATAACAGGCGGAACGCCTGTTTCGTTCAATTCCGCTATTTTTTTCAATGCCTGAAGTACCGGGTTTTCGTCGCCCTGGGGTGGCTCCTGCCGGGCGCCCGGGCGGTTGTCGAGCTGCCGGATCTCCAGTTCGGTTTTCCCGTTGTTTTCAGTCAGGAGATAGTACATCGTAAAATAATGTTCCGGCCGGTCTTCCAGTCCGGGGCGCGGCGCAAACAGGTTGTAAACGATCTGCCGGTAAGGCTGCATTTCCAGCACGGTGCCCCACTGTTCGAAGACCTGGTCCTGCCATTTTGCGGTAAAACGGATGGGGCTGCCGGGTTGCCAGTCGGTGGTCAGCTCGCTTCCATATTGCCATTGTTTTACCAGTTCCGGCAGGGTGAGGGCATTCCAAACTTTTTGCGGGCGCGCATCAATGGTGATTTTAGAAATATTTGTAACCATAATATTGATTCGGATAACGGTTTATTCCAGTTCGCCGGCAATGATTTCCGCAATATCCAATACCTGAACCTTGTCTTCTTTTTCAGCGTTTTTAACACCGTCGGTCATCATGGTGTTGCAGAACGGGCAGGCCGAGGCGATCACCGAAGCTCCGGTTTCTATCGCTTCCCTGCTGCGATCGAGGTTGACGCGCGTGGTACCTTTTTCCTCTTCTTTAAACATCTGGGCGCCTCCGGCTCCGCAGCACAGTCCTTTGCTGCGGCAGCGTTTCATTTCCACCAGTTCCGCATCGAGCAATTCCAGTACTTTCCGGGGGGCCTCGTAAATATCATTGGCACGCCCAAGGTAACAGCTGTCGTGGTAAGTAATCTTTTTGCCCTTGAAAGCGCCGCCTTCTTTTATCTTGATCCGTCCTTCTTCGATCAGCTGCTGCAAAAATGTAGTGTGATGCATTACCTCGTAATTTCCTCCCAGCGCGGGGTACTCATTTTTAAGTGTATTGAAACAATGCGGGCAGGCTGTAACGATCTTTTTTATATTATAACCATTCAATATCTGGATATTCTGGTAGGCCATCATCTGGAACATGAACTCGTTGCCGGCCCGCCGTACCGGGTCGCCGGTGCACATTTCCTCTTTTCCCAGTATGGCATACCGGATGCCTGTTTTGTCCAGCATGGCTGCAAAAGCCCGGGTAATGCGCTGGGCGCGCTGGTCAAAACTACCGGCACAACCTACCCAAAACAACACTTCCGGGGTTTCGCCCTTTGCAAACAATTCCGCTACAGTAGCTATACTCATTCTTTTATCAATTCAATTGTACACGAAGGTATGATAAGAATGTGGAAATGTGAGAATTTGAGAATGCGGGGATGTTGAAATTTGGGAATTTGAAAATTTGAAAATCAAGGTTCCGGTCCCAGCGGGAATATTGAATATAAAGTGTGGAATGAGAAATGTAAAGTAGTAATCCCGCTTTGGTCAGGCATAATGAACGGGGCTTTACTTCTACATTTAATATTTTATATTGGTTATTTCATATTCCGGTCCCTGCGGGAATATTGAATATAAAATGTAGAATGAAAAATGTAAAAATAGTGATTCTGCCCCCGGCAAGCATTAATGAGCGGTAATGGGCCTTTGGTTTTACATTGATTGTTTTAAATTGGTTATTTTACATTCCCCACAGGGGGATGCTTATATTTGCGCATATTTTATTAATGAGTGTAAGGAAATTTTTTAAAAGAATCTTTAGCTGGGAATTATGGAATTTTAACGTGCTGTATGCGCCGATCAGCCCGGTTTGGCTCTGGTATTGTTTACGCAGCAGGTCTTTTTGGTTTTTTACACCCAGCAATCCTACCATCGCTTTTGGCGGTTTTGAGGGGGAAGGGAAAAAAGAAATGTATGAACAACTTCCCACCGAAGTGGTGCCGCTTACCATTTATATCCGGAACGGTCTTCCTTTTGAAACCGTACAGGCTCAGGTAGAACAATCGGGGCTTCAATATCCTTTTATTGTAAAGCCAGATGTGGGTATGAAGGGCATCCTGTTCCGGGTGATTGAGAATGAACAGCAACTAAAGAAATACCATGACCGGATGCCAGTGGAATATATTGCGCAGGCAAAGGTGGACCATCCGGTTGAAGTGAGTGTGTTTTATTACCGGTATCCCTGGGAGAAAAAAGGCGTGGTTTCGGGTTTTATTCACAAGGAATTGTTGCAGGTGAAGGGTGATGGAAAGAGCACGCTTGAGCAATTGATTCAGCAACATCCCAGGGCCCGCTACCGGTTGGAGGAGATGGAGCACCGGCACCGGCACCGTTATGACCGGGTACTGCCGGATCAGGAGATCTTTTACCTTTCCTATGCCGGTAATCATAACCGCGGAGCCCGGTTTACCAACCTGCATGCGGAGATCGATGACCGGTTACTGAGTGTTTTTGACAGGCTCAGTCATTATAATGAAAGTTTTTTTTACGGCCGGTATGATATCAAAGCCACTTCCATAGAAGATCTTAAGGCCGGAAAGAATTTTATGATACTGGAATTTAACGGGGCAGGAGCAGAGCCCAATCATATTTATGATTGCAATATGCCGCTGGGCGCGGCCTATAAGGAAATCCTCCGGCACTGGAAGGCACTATACACCATCAGCCGATATAATTACAAGCAGGGAGTGCCCTATTGGTCATTCCGAAAAGGAAAAGCATTCCTGCGTGCTTCCCGGAAGCATTTTAAAATATTGGAGCAATTTGATTAAGCCGTTAACTGCCCCGCTGGGAACCGGTATTTTGTTGTTTGCTTACAAACCCCGAGCTTTTGGGTTTTTGTATGAATTTTGAACTGGCAGCCGTGGCTGTACCCCCTTTTTTGTCTTTATTTTTTTTGTCCTTTTGGTTCTTTTGGTTCAATAATGACATGGATGTATCGTTTTCCGTAAAGGTAACCGCAAAATAGCAAATGACCAACTGATCTGCCTGTACCCGCATCCAACCTATTTGATGGAGCGCATTCTGCTTTTTTGCCGGCGAGGGGCGTAAGAGATCTGCACTGAGCGGACGGATCCTTGTCGAATGTGCGAATACACCTTTAGTTTTTTAACCAAAAAGGTCGCCGGGTGCCACCACCTTTCTGGTTATATAAGCGTGTACCGGTATAGCAGGAAATCCGTGTCTGGCTGTTGTTGCTGAAACCCGATCTGTTCGTACAGTTTTTGCGCTGTAAAATTATCGGTTGCGGTTTCCAGCTGTAAAAAATGGGCGCCGGTTGCAGCTGCAAACTCCATGGCTTTGCGGATCAGCGCTTCTCCAAATCCGTTTTTCCGGTAAGCGGCTTCCACGAACAGGTCGTTCAGGATCCAGTTCTTAACCGTTCTTACGGAAGAATAGGTGGGGTAGAGCTGTGTGAATCCAACAGGATGCAACAGGTCGTTTTGTTTTGCAAAGGCTACAAAAATTACTGATTCATGCTGCTGCAACCGTGCCTCTATAAACGCCTTCGCTCTTGGAATATCGGATGTTTGTTTGTAAAATACCCGGTACTGGTCAAAAAGCGGTACCACCAGGAAGGCTTCGCCGGACCGGATTTGCCGGATCTCCATGGATGCCGGTGTTGTTGTTTTCAGATTCATCGGTTCAAATGTAGCAAATTCCGCCGGTGAATCTTTTCCCGGGACTATTTCTGCAGATAATCCGGATTTAATGTAGACAAATGAATCGTCGATCAGCGGTGGGGCTGCTTTCGTGCCCGCAGATTTTACAGCGGTGTACAGAAAAGGCGGTTATGGGGTGCTTACTTTAAGATTTTCTGTGCGGAATTTGTACGGGGATAAAGAAACAAAAGATCGGCAGGAGGCGACCTGCAGGGATTGTTGCCATGATATTAGTCCGCAAACAGCTCTTTTTTTTCGGAGGTGTGGACGCTGAAATAACCCAGGGCCCCGCCGGCAATATTGGACAGTGGGTTACCGGGGTTGGAGCTGTTGCCCTCACCGAGCGCTCCGGCTTTCAGCTGACTGAAATAATCAAAAGTATCTTTGCTGATGCATTGCATTTCGACAATGACGCGGTCGTATGGATCAATAAAGGTTGGGGCATTGCTGTCGGTAAACACATCCAGCAGTTCTAGTGTCATTTTGTTGCCGTTAAACAAGCGGTCGTTTTCAATAAAGATGGTAGTGCTTTCGAAGCCGTCTACTGATAAAATGAACCGGTAATAATTGCCGCTGGCCGGCGGGTCGGTAAAAACGACGGTAGGGATCCGCAGGGTTCTTCCCAGGATGCTCCGTTGTGTAATAAAAAGTGAATCGAATGCCACTTTTGCCGGCATCGTGGAAACGGCACTATAGGTAACCCCTTCTACCTGGGCCTTTAAGGTGTAAGCGGAGCCGGCGCTGGTGGCAATATGTGCAGTATACCGGCCATTGCCCCGGGAATTGAGAATTACGGGTGCACTTCCGTTACCGGTAATAGAAACGATGGCGCCATCTTTTCCTGAGTAAGCATTGGGCGCATCCACCGCCAGGGTTTCGGAAATAAATACAACGGCAGAGTCCTTCTGATCGGTAAGACTGGCCTGTATGACGGTTTTAGGTGCTGTTCCGGCTTCATATTCCGGATAGATCACCTTTCTGCAGGAACAGCAGGCGAACAGCAGCAGCAGGAGCATATAAAAAGGTCGGAGATCAGGTGTCATAAACCGGTAAAACGGGCGCCGGATAGGCGCGGCCGGATTTTTTTTTGTAAAAATAATTCTTTTTCTTTTTTCTGATTTATTTTCTGTATCTTGCACGTGGTGTTTTTCATAGGTTAGCAACGGCCAGCTCTTTTCAGGGCAGGCCTTTTTTGCTTTACAGCGGTTTTGACTATTGAATGTCGTTGCTGAGGCGGGTGTGAGCGGGCCACGAAGACGGAAAGACACAAAGAAACACAAGAAGTATTAAACCTATTTGTTCCTTAAATTTTTATGATGGATGTTAAGCTGCCGCGTCGTTGCTTCTTGGCGTTGCTGCGTGCAATGAGGTGAGTTATGCCACTAAGGCTGAAAGACACGGAGAAGCACAAAGAAATGTTTAGTTGCAGTTCGAACCTTTGGTATGCTGTGATGGTGCGGAAGCAAACGATACCTGACAGCTACCTTTACCGGCAAAGGTACGGTATGATAAAAAGATGGAAATTAAAACAGCCGGAGCTGGTTACCCGCATGTGCATTGCCGGCCTCTTCCCCAGGAGAATCAAAGTTTGAAAGCCCTACACCCAATAGCCGTACTTTCCGGTCTAAAAAATCGGCTTTATCCAGGATGAGCCGCACGGTATCCATCAACCGGTCGCGGTCGTTGAAGGAGGTCAGCAGTGAGTGGCTGCGGGTGCTGATGGTAAAGTCGTGAAACTTGAACTTGACCGTTACCGTGCGACCCTTCAGACCGGCCCGAAGCAGCCGTTCCTCCAGCTTTTCAGCAAGTACTTCCAGTTCCCGGAGCATAGCCGTTTTTGAGGTGATGTCTTCCTGGTACGTGTCTTCCACGCTGACGGATTTTGTTTCCCGGTCTGACTCAACCGGCCGCTCGTCAATGCCTCTTACGATCTGGTAGTAAAATTTTCCTGGTTTGCCAAAATGCCGTACAAGGTCGGCTTCCTGCATCTTTTTCAGATCGGCACCGGTGTGTAACCCCATCTGTTTCATCTTTGCAGCAGTAACCCGGCCTACACCATGAAATTTTTCCACCGGCAATTGTTCCATAAATGCGGCTACTTTAGAAGGCCCTATAAACGTAAGCCCGTCAGGTTTTTGCATACCGGAGGCAATCTTGGCCACGAATTTATTGACTGATACCCCTGCGGATGCAGTCAGCTTCAGCTCATCCTTTATCGCCTGTTTGATCGCTTTTGCAATATCCATGGCAGACCCGATGCCCGGCTTGTCTTCCGTTACATCCAGATAGGCTTCGTCCAGCGAGAGCGGCTCAATCAGATCGGTGTACTGGTGGAAGATGGCATGGATCTGCCTTGATACGGCTTTGTAGGCCTCAAAGCGGGGAAACACAAAAATGGCCTCCCGGCAAAGCCGCTGTGCTGTTTTGGAAGACATGGCCGAATGGATCCCATATCTCCGGGCTTCATAGCTGGCCGTGGCTACCACACCGCCACGCCCTTCCGGCGAACCACCTACCACCAATGGCTTCCCGCGGTATTCCGGGAAATCGCGCTGCTCTACCGAAGCATAGAACGCGTCCATATCAATATGAATGATTTTTCGCTGCAAAACCTGGTTTTCACCGCAAAGTAAGGCTATCATTTCCTGGCCTAATTTTTTATTTTTTTGGAAAACTGGAAATTAATTGTTAGGATTGTATTTTTTTTAAG
It encodes the following:
- a CDS encoding ATP-grasp domain-containing protein, coding for MSVRKFFKRIFSWELWNFNVLYAPISPVWLWYCLRSRSFWFFTPSNPTIAFGGFEGEGKKEMYEQLPTEVVPLTIYIRNGLPFETVQAQVEQSGLQYPFIVKPDVGMKGILFRVIENEQQLKKYHDRMPVEYIAQAKVDHPVEVSVFYYRYPWEKKGVVSGFIHKELLQVKGDGKSTLEQLIQQHPRARYRLEEMEHRHRHRYDRVLPDQEIFYLSYAGNHNRGARFTNLHAEIDDRLLSVFDRLSHYNESFFYGRYDIKATSIEDLKAGKNFMILEFNGAGAEPNHIYDCNMPLGAAYKEILRHWKALYTISRYNYKQGVPYWSFRKGKAFLRASRKHFKILEQFD
- a CDS encoding (Fe-S)-binding protein, with the protein product MSIATVAELFAKGETPEVLFWVGCAGSFDQRAQRITRAFAAMLDKTGIRYAILGKEEMCTGDPVRRAGNEFMFQMMAYQNIQILNGYNIKKIVTACPHCFNTLKNEYPALGGNYEVMHHTTFLQQLIEEGRIKIKEGGAFKGKKITYHDSCYLGRANDIYEAPRKVLELLDAELVEMKRCRSKGLCCGAGGAQMFKEEEKGTTRVNLDRSREAIETGASVIASACPFCNTMMTDGVKNAEKEDKVQVLDIAEIIAGELE
- a CDS encoding SRPBCC family protein yields the protein MVTNISKITIDARPQKVWNALTLPELVKQWQYGSELTTDWQPGSPIRFTAKWQDQVFEQWGTVLEMQPYRQIVYNLFAPRPGLEDRPEHYFTMYYLLTENNGKTELEIRQLDNRPGARQEPPQGDENPVLQALKKIAELNETGVPPVIAETDNEI
- a CDS encoding GNAT family N-acetyltransferase: MNLKTTTPASMEIRQIRSGEAFLVVPLFDQYRVFYKQTSDIPRAKAFIEARLQQHESVIFVAFAKQNDLLHPVGFTQLYPTYSSVRTVKNWILNDLFVEAAYRKNGFGEALIRKAMEFAAATGAHFLQLETATDNFTAQKLYEQIGFQQQQPDTDFLLYRYTLI
- a CDS encoding DUF4249 domain-containing protein, with product MTPDLRPFYMLLLLLFACCSCRKVIYPEYEAGTAPKTVIQASLTDQKDSAVVFISETLAVDAPNAYSGKDGAIVSITGNGSAPVILNSRGNGRYTAHIATSAGSAYTLKAQVEGVTYSAVSTMPAKVAFDSLFITQRSILGRTLRIPTVVFTDPPASGNYYRFILSVDGFESTTIFIENDRLFNGNKMTLELLDVFTDSNAPTFIDPYDRVIVEMQCISKDTFDYFSQLKAGALGEGNSSNPGNPLSNIAGGALGYFSVHTSEKKELFAD
- a CDS encoding response regulator, coding for MTYRVFIVDDHPMVIEGIRSLLSDEKEIEWAGHAMSLATCRAFLQRQVPDVILMDISLPDGNGIELCGEVRRRYPSVFVIGLSTFSQQSFIHKIMEEGASGYLLKNATEEELLEAIREVVKGKIYLSEEASQVMKKDRIPGVVLTRREQEVLELIAEGLTNVEMAHRLFVSAATIDTHRKNLLTKLDAKNTAILVRKAVQLELIRF
- the smpB gene encoding SsrA-binding protein SmpB, with translation MANQVSIKNRSAYYEYFIDATYLAGMALLGTEVKSLREGKASFNDSYCIIHQGEIWLKSLHISPYSHGTVNNHNPDRDRKLLLQKREIKKIQAKLKEKGYTLIPLRIFQNENQLFKIEIGLAKGKKLYDKRESIKKRDVERDLKKYIK
- the accD gene encoding acetyl-CoA carboxylase, carboxyltransferase subunit beta — translated: MSKEMEDFDADLSGAGQDKEKAGWFKRIKKGILTKTSEKRETQEGLWTKCPECNYISTQTELKEQQYVCPKCGYHHRISSLQYYDILFDNKEYTELFDNIRGRDFLGFTDLKPYKKRLEDFWNNTDMDDSMRVAVGKVEGEGLVVAAMDFAFIGGSLGSVAGEKFARAVDYCIQHRLPFMCICKSGGARMMESAFSLMQLAKTSGKLSQLTDAQLPYISFLTDPSFGGITASFGMLGDLNIAEPGALIGFAGPRVIKETIKKDLPEGFQRSEFLLEHGFLDFIVNRKDLKHKLAVVLRHFKN
- the dinB gene encoding DNA polymerase IV, translated to MIALLCGENQVLQRKIIHIDMDAFYASVEQRDFPEYRGKPLVVGGSPEGRGGVVATASYEARRYGIHSAMSSKTAQRLCREAIFVFPRFEAYKAVSRQIHAIFHQYTDLIEPLSLDEAYLDVTEDKPGIGSAMDIAKAIKQAIKDELKLTASAGVSVNKFVAKIASGMQKPDGLTFIGPSKVAAFMEQLPVEKFHGVGRVTAAKMKQMGLHTGADLKKMQEADLVRHFGKPGKFYYQIVRGIDERPVESDRETKSVSVEDTYQEDITSKTAMLRELEVLAEKLEERLLRAGLKGRTVTVKFKFHDFTISTRSHSLLTSFNDRDRLMDTVRLILDKADFLDRKVRLLGVGLSNFDSPGEEAGNAHAGNQLRLF